A region from the Triticum urartu cultivar G1812 chromosome 1, Tu2.1, whole genome shotgun sequence genome encodes:
- the LOC125511195 gene encoding mitochondrial carnitine/acylcarnitine carrier-like protein translates to MGDVAKDLAAGTVGGAAQLVVGHPFDTIKVKLQSQPTPPPGQPPKFAGAMDAVKQTISAEGPRGLYKGMGAPLATVAAFNAVLFTVRGQMEALLRSEPGAALTVGQQVVAGAGAGVAVSFLACPTELIKCRLQAQSALATAAPAAAAAAAAPAAGGAAATVTATASAAAVKYGGPLDVARHVLRSEGGVRGLFKGLVPTMAREIPGNALMFGVYEATKQFIAGGQDTSELGRGSLILAGGVAGAAFWGSVYPTDVVKSKLQVDDFKNPKYSGSMDAFKKILAADGARGLYRGFGPAMARSVPANGACFLAYEVTRSLL, encoded by the coding sequence ATGGGGGACGTGGCCAAGGACCTGGCCGCCGGCACGGTGGGCGGCGCGGCGCAGCTGGTCGTCGGCCACCCGTTCGACACCATCAAGGTGAAGCTGCAGAGCCAGCCCACGCCGCCGCCCGGCCAGCCGCCCAAGTTCGCCGGCGCCATGGACGCCGTCAAGCAGACCATCTCGGCCGAGGGCCCCCGGGGTCTCTACAAGGGCATGGGCGCCCCGCTCGCCACCGTCGCCGCCTTCAACGCCGTGCTCTTCACCGTCCGGGGCCAGATGGAGGCCCTGCTGCGCTCCGAGCCCGGCGCCGCGCTCACCGTCGGCCAGCAGGTCGTCGCCGGCGCCGGGGCCGGCGTCGCCGTCTCCTTCCTCGCCTGCCCCACCGAGCTCATCAAGTGCAGGCTGCAGGCGCAGAGCGCGCTGGCCACCGCCgctcctgccgccgccgccgccgctgctgctccTGCCGCAGGCGGCGCGGCTGCCACCGTCACCGCCACGGCCAGCGCTGCCGCGGTGAAGTACGGCGGGCCGCTGGACGTGGCGAGGCACGTGTTGCGGTCGGAGGGCGGCGTGCGGGGCCTCTTCAAGGGCCTCGTCCCCACAATGGCGCGCGAGATCCCCGGCAACGCGCTCATGTTCGGCGTCTACGAGGCCACGAAGCAGTTCATTGCCGGCGGGCAGGACACGTCGGAGCTGGGCAGGGGCTCCCTGATCCTCGCCGGCGGGGTCGCGGGGGCGGCGTTCTGGGGGTCCGTGTACCCGACCGACGTGGTGAAGAGCAAGCTCCAGGTGGACGACTTCAAGAACCCAAAGTACTCGGGCTCCATGGACGCGTTCAAGAAGATCCTCGCCGCCGACGGGGCCAGGGGTCTGTACAGGGGGTTCGGGCCGGCCATGGCGCGCAGCGTCCCGGCCAACGGCGCCTGCTTCCTCGCGTACGAGGTGACCAGGTCCCTGCTCTAG
- the LOC125511200 gene encoding mitochondrial carnitine/acylcarnitine carrier-like protein produces MGDIAKDLTAGTVGGIANLVVGHPFDTIKVKLQSQPSPAPGQLPKYAGAFDAVKQTVAAEGPRGLYKGMGAPLATVAAFNALLFTVRGQMETLLRSEPGAPLTVKQQVVAGAGAGLAVSFLACPTELIKCRLQAQSSLAEAGAVSGVALPKGPMDVARHVMRDAGVKGLFKGIVPTMGREIPGNAIMFGVYEAVKQYMAGGRDTSGLGQGSLILAGGLAGGALWLTVYPTDVVKSVIQVDDCKKPRYSGSIDALKKIVAADGVKGLYKGFGPAMARSVPANAATFVAYEITRSAMG; encoded by the exons ATGGGGGACATTGCCAAGGACTTGACAGCCGGAACCGTCGGAGGGATCGCCAATCTGGTTGTTGGGCACCCATTTGACACCATCAAGGTCAAGCTCCAGAGCCAGCCCAGCCCTGCTCCAGGCCAGCTTCCTAAGTATGCCGGCGCCTTTGATGCTGTCAAGCAAACGGTTGCGGCTGAAGGGCCAAGGGGACTCTACAAGGGGATGGGGGCTCCTCTCGCTACTGTTGCAGCCTTTAACGCTCTCCTGTTCACTGTGAGGGGCCAGATGGAGACTCTCTTGAGATCGGAGCCTGGGGCGCCATTGACGGTAAAACAGCAGGTTGTCGCTGGTGCTGGTGCTGGGCTTGCAGTCTCCTTCCTGGCATGCCCAACCGAGCTGATCAAGTGCAG GTTGCAGGCCCAGAGCTCTTTAGCTGAAGCAGGTGCTGTCTCCGGCGTGGCGCTACCCAAAGGGCCAATGGATGTGGCTAGGCATGTCATGAGGGACGCTGGCGTCAAAGGTCTGTTCAAGGGCATTGTCCCAACAATGGGCCGTGAGATCCCCGGCAACGCCATAATGTTTGGCGTGTACGAGGCCGTTAAGCAGTACATGGCCGGCGGTCGGGACACGTCTGGCCTCGGCCAGGGCTCTCTCATCCTTGCCGGTGGCCTCGCCGGAGGAGCTCTGTGGCTCACGGTGTACCCAACCGACGTCGTGAAGAGCGTGATCCAGGTGGACGACTGCAAGAAGCCGAGGTACTCGGGGTCGATCGACGCTCTCAAGAAGATCGTCGCGGCCGACGGGGTCAAGGGCCTGTACAAGGGGTTCGGCCCCGCCATGGCCCGCAGCGTCCCGGCAAATGCCGCCACCTTCGTGGCCTACGAGATCACGCGGTCGGCCATGGGCTGA